The genomic segment GTCATAAAGTACTGTTCCGTTTCGCCTATTTCACGGTCGATGGAGAAGACCTTGCACAATACTCCTTTGGGGGTAGTGATGCTGTGTATGGTAGCATTCATTTCGGGTTCTACAGGAGGTTTCTCCCCCCACGGAAGGTTGCATACCTCTTTGTTTCTTTCAATGAGTAGCTGGTCGTTAAAGAAAACCAGCCACTGAATTTGTTCAGCTATTGTTTCCATTCTTTTTTGATTTAATCATCTGTGCGTTGCAGGCAGTCTAGCATCCTGAAGCGCTGGCAAAGGTACTCAAAAACTTCTTTCGTGGTTGTTGCAAGAAGCTGAAGTTTTTGTTTCACCTCTCTGCCGAACGTTTACGCCGCCTTGCAGGTGTCGAAGAGATTTCATCCCTCAAGGCTTGTTCCCTTAAAAGAAAAGCTGCAACCGGAGGAGAAACCCCGCTTCCGCAGGGAAGTATAAAGCCTGGGATGTGATGATTATTCCGTACAAAGAGCCCTTTATGAGCTTGTTTTTGTCAAGAGCTGATTTATAGTTTATTAACAATATGGGAGTGAGCTGGCAGAAGAAGGGAAGTTATTCGGATAACATAAGGAGATAAATGGGTAACATTACTTGTTATTGGGATAACAAACCGCAATATGAGTGATGATGAACCGTCTCATGAGTCAAGTGCAACCGTCTCATGCACCAAATGCAACCGTCACTTTGGTCGGATAGCACCGTGCAATCGGGTGAAAAGCACCGTTCTTTGTCGTAACCGAACGGTGTGGGCACAAAAAAAGAGGGAAGCAGCAACTTCCCCCATTTACCCTATTTTAATTTGAATATACTTTATGATTACATTTACAAAGATACAACATTACACAACAAAAAGCAAGCTTTTCGGTATAAAAGAACAGCTGTAGTTTGTTTTTTTAGTAATCCGTATATTACAGTTCCATCTCCGAACCGTCAAACGACAGCGGGAGTAAATCTTTGATACTTTTTACCTCGTAGATGTGTTTTGTGCCGTAAAGCAAGATGCGCATCGGTTGGCTGTAGCGCTTCTCCGTTTCGAGCATCACCTGGCGGCAGGCGCCACAGGGCGGAATGGGCGATTCGAGAAAGCCATTTTCCGTGCGGGCGGCAATGGCCAGTGTCGTTACCGCCTGGTCGGGGTATTGCGAGTTTGTATAGAACAGCGTGGTGCGTTCTGCACAAAGCCCCGACGGATAAGCTGCATTCTCCTGATTCGTACCTGTTACAATCACCCCGTTGGCCAATCGGGCGGCGGCACCCACCCTGAAGTGGGAGTAAGGGGCATAACTGCGTGATGTAGCATCCATGGCAGCACTAACGAGTGTCCGATCTGCTTCAGAGAGTTCATCGTATTGGTATACTTTTAGTATGGCTGTGATGATGAGATCTTTCATGGTTTGTTCGTTTTTTTAAGGATTGGGGAGACAAAGTTAGCAAAGAGATTGATAATCCGAATAATTTTTATGATTTTTGTGATCTGATAGCGAGTAACCTCTGTCAAGGATGAGAATCGGCATCTTTTTATTTAGAATATATAAACAATAAAGGTAGAGGACTATTTCCTCGAAAAGAAAACAATGAGTAAGATTCAACATACCATTATTTTTATCCTGGCAGCCCTGTCTGCTTTTACTTTCAGTGCGCAGGCACAACGAAAAAATCAGCGTTACACGGAGTATATCAATAA from the uncultured Bacteroides sp. genome contains:
- the cdd gene encoding cytidine deaminase; this encodes MKDLIITAILKVYQYDELSEADRTLVSAAMDATSRSYAPYSHFRVGAAARLANGVIVTGTNQENAAYPSGLCAERTTLFYTNSQYPDQAVTTLAIAARTENGFLESPIPPCGACRQVMLETEKRYSQPMRILLYGTKHIYEVKSIKDLLPLSFDGSEMEL